TAGTGGGGCTTTCGACCACCACAGCGGGCAAGTCGTTCCAATTACGGATTGTACGCGGGAAGAAGAAGTATTTAAAAGCATATGTTTTGGCAAAATATTCGCCGACTTTCCTGGAGTACAAGAACCGAGTTTGCCGTCGCTGTACTGGTTGAAAGTATAAATTCTTATCTATTCCTAATTTGTCATGATACAGTAAATAGAAGAGTTTTAGTCCATCACGATACCGCCTTGTCTCCAAGCTCCCCAAATTGGCTGTCAGTAAAAGGGCTGTAGGGGATGTTTTCCAACTATAAAAGTTATAAATAAATCTGACCTATTTCCTCTGTACTTTCTCAAGTTCTTGAATGTTAGTTTTCGTATGGGGGTCCCAAATTACTGCGGTGTATTCGAGGATCGGTCTTACATAATTTATATAGGCCAAGAGTTTAATTTCTGTTGTTGATGTACCTAAAGATCTGTGTAAATATCCTAAGTGTTTCATAGCTCTCCTAATTATGTAGGTCACGTGATTATTCCAATGAAGATCATGATTAATTAATAGTCCTAATTACTTATAACTTGATACTTCAGATAGACTGGTGCCACTGAGGACGTAAGTGAACTTAAAAGATTGAACCTTATGTGTTACTTGCATTGCCACTGTTTTCTTAAAGTCAATACTCATTTGCCATGTGGAACACCATGTCTGTATGCAATTTAACGCGTTGTTTAATAATTCTTGATCTGCCAGAGTGCGGATTTCTTTATAAATAATtgagtcatctgcgaaaagctaTGTCACAACAGGAATTTCCCTAACCAATTCATTTATaaaaatcaagaacaataaagGCCCTAGTACAGAGCCCTGAGGGATTCCAGATTGCACAGGGGCAGATTTAGAAGTTGTGTGGCCAACGGTGACTGTCCGGGACCTGTGGGATAAGTAGGTTGCAAACCATGCGAGTAACGAATCATTCTTGAGCATTGGCTTTAATTTTGAGAGCAGTTTAGAATGTTTAGTTTAGAAGCTTCTCGAAGTCTAAAAATATGATTTCAATTTGACTGGACTTGTCGATGACCAACGTAAGGTCATGAATAGTTTCGAGTAGCTGGGTAATGGTAGACATACCCCGGCGAAAGCGATGCTGACAGTTGTCAATTACGTAGTTTTATTCAAGGAATGTCGACTGGTGTTTGGATATGATATGCTCAAGTGTTTTAGCACAAATACAGAGCAAGGAAATAGTCCTATACGATGACACAAGTAACTTGTCTTCTGCCTTTGGAATGGGAGTAATGTTGGCTTGTTTCCAATCGTGGGGTAGTTCAGTGCTGGCGAGCGATGTTCTAAATATTAGGCATAGGTATTTTGAGCACCATTCAGCTTATCGGTAGAGAAAGACAGTAGGAATATCATCAATACCAGGCGACTTTTTTTGATATCCAAGTTAAACAAGAGCGAAAAGACGCCGTCTTCGCTTATATTAACATCGTCAATAGGTGGTTTGTCGTCGAAACCAGGGAAGCATGGAACGTTGCTGTCATCACTGGTAAAAACCGAGCAAAAGTAATCATTGAATGCATCAGCGATTAGCGCCTAATTAGTCACAGCTATCCCTTGCAAAAGAAGTCTGACGGGTGGCTTTTTCCTGGGAGATAGATAACGCCAGAACTTCTGTGGCGAGGAAGCAAGAAACCCTTTTAAGTGAACGGTTTGGTAGTGGTCTTGCGCCTTTTTAATGGCGTCTTTCAAGTTTACGTGTAGCTGAGACAGCATATCAATGGTAGGTGATGAAGGGTGTAGCTGGTGCTTTTTTCGAGCCTTTTTAACCCTGCGCCTTAGATGAACAACCTCGCGCGTCATCCAGGTGTTAGAAGGACGTTTCACATAGCGGTTTGTCGGAACGAAGTTGTTTATGCACAAAGTAACCAGATTTTTGAAGCTGTTCCGCAGAGTGTTTACACAGGCATTTTGATACTCAGAAACGAAATTGGAAAAGGAATTGTCCAGGGCATCTAAAATATCTGTATCGCTGGTGCGTTCAAATACAGGAACAACTCTTTCTTTGCGTTTTTCTTTGGAGACAGGATTAAGTTTCATTGTCAGGCACACTGTTTTATGGTCAGATATTCCATCAAAAATGCTGATAATTGGATCGCTAGTGAGAGTTTTTAAATTGGTGAGGAACAAATCTAAAGTTGATGAACATCTGCTCTGAACTCGTATACGCAGCTTGACCAATTGTGACAGATCGTGAAGCAGAACGATGTCGACAAGGTGTTCGGCCGTTTGTGAAAGTGCCTCGGGAAATTCATCTGACCACTTAACATCTGGGACATTAAAGTCGCCGGCCAACAAAATGTAACTCGAATGATTCCTGTGCCCACACAAAAACTTGTTTAGGCTTTCAAAGAAATTGCTTTAGCGGCTGGAGGGCGATAAAAAGCTCCGATAATTAATCACGAATTGTGCAAGTTGGCCTTCAAGATAACGCATTTAATTCCTGCAATATCAGGCAACTGAGACACAGTTAATGACTCATAGAAAATAATTGCAACACCACTGCCTCTGGAATCTCGGTCTTTTCTGTAAATGCCGTAGCCAGTAGGTGTAATCTCGAAATTGGCGATGTCTTGATGTAACCATGTCTCGGTGATAACTGTGAAGTGTGGTTTGTTTCCAATAATGAGAACATTCAAGGTCGGCTCTTTTTTTAACTATGCTTCTAGCATTTATATTAAGGCAACAGAATGTTGTGGCGTTCACGGGTCATGGCGTCTGGTCGTGAGTGGGTGCTCCCCTGAAGGCACGTGCTCTTTGCATTTTGGAACAGTCCCATTGAAACATATTGCCAATTTTAATTCTGTTGTAGATGAGTTTTACTTTGCCACACTCTTTCCTAATTTCAGCTGTGCTATCCCAAACTTTCTTCCTAATTGACCTAGTGGTAGCAGAAAAGTCCTCCGATATAGGTATGTTCTTTCCCTTTAGCTTTGAGCTGTTTCTCAGCACGTTTACTTTTTCTCGGTAGTCAATTAGCTTCAATATTATTGGTTGTGGTCTATTTGACCTTTTCCTGCCAAACCTATGTATTCGCTTAACCGAGGATACCTGAACACCGAGTGTGTTCATAAATAAGTCAGTAACCACGGTATGTGTCAAGGATGCCGTTTGTTCTGTACACTCCGGGATGCCTAAGAGTATAAGATTATTTTTGTGGCTTCTGTCTTCCACATTCACTAGTTTTCTCGCCACGTCTTGTATAGCTTTCGCTAGGCAACAAACTTTCACCCCCACTTCCTTCGCTATTGCCACAGATGCTTCGACCTCCTTTAGTTTAGCTTCGATGTTGTTGAATCTTTGATGAATGCTCTTTTGACCATCAATAAGCTGTTTTAGCAGCTGTTCTGTAGTGGGGCCTAATATATAAACGTTCTCACTGCAACCGAGGGGCAAGTTGGGCGCAGGGTATGAAACTAGTGTGGATGTCGTTTCTTCGGAGCCACCGATGATGCTCCGTGCCTCCCTTCGCAAACACTACAATACCATCACCTGTTTGTGTGTTAATATGCATTGCACTTTGCAAAGGGAGCGGTTTGTTTGCACTATTCCTTGTCGGTTCCAGCAATAATTTGCCACTGTTTTGTGATGGCAGAGCGAAAAGAAGCTGCGGTATTTTTGGACCTGTAAACCGTGCCAAACACTGGAAAAATTttactgtgaggccaggctcggTGTGTAAATTACTGGGATTTCGATTTGAGGTGTGGGTCCATGGTAGTGCAACGTGCGCTGCCACAAAGCCACATTTCTGGGCcaagtgggtctaaaaattaatctgcagaaaactaaactaatgtttaacagtccctgaagagaacagcagtttataataggtagcgaggcactggaagtggtaagggaatacatctacttaggacaggtagtgactgcagatccggatcatgagactgaaatagtcagaagaataagaatgggctggggtgcattctcagatcatgaacagcaggttaccattatccctcaagagaaaagtgtataacagctggaTGAGATGGTGTCTcatgtatggggcagaaacctagaggcttatgaaaagggttctacatttcatttaatttcattttattatcttaaaggctccaataaatggagcgttacataagggggggcaagaataaaaatacatagttacaataacaggaagttttttacattttcgatgaacttTGATGCgcacataatgacagcaacgtcgttaggaaggccgttccagtctgcagctgtgcgagaaaaaaaaagaatttgaaaacgtgacagtgcgtgagcgtggacgggcaacctgtagctgatggctggtgcagtgagatatgcgtgtaggaggaaggatataaggtgcgatgcgcatagAGCTATGacagaatttgtgaaataaagataaattgaggacgacggaacaagctatggaaagaagaatgatgggtgtaacgttaagggataagaagagagcagattgggtgatggaacaaacgcgagttagacatcttagttgaaatcaagaaaaagaaatgggcatgggcaggacatgtgatgagaagggaagataaccggtggtcattaagggttacggaatggattccaagggaaaagaagcgtagcagggggcgcgcagaaagttgggtgggcggatgagattaagaagtttgcagggacaacatggccacaattagaacatgaccgggatagttggagaagtatgggagaggcctttgccctgcagtgggcataaccaggctgctgctgctgctgatgacgatgaATAATGCACAAGCACTGGCAAAGTATAACTTGGGTCATGATAAGCCATGCTTAATGGCCCAGCACCAGTCTCTGAAAACAGCAAAGCAGAGTCACTAGCTGAAGTTACTACGTGGACAACTCGTTTATCTCCAAATGGATGCTGGTATTGTTAACATATGAGGgttgtatgcagttattttcATGTGTTATATgcacacattatttttttccttctgggCTTTTCTGAAAGAGGATGCGGGTTGTATGTATTTATGGGTTATATCGGGAAAGATACATTATTTCCTTGCCAGCTCCTTGCAATATCAACTTACGAAAACATTGCCGAAGTTCAGTGTGTGATCAAGTGGAAACCCACTCATGAAGTCTCATACGAGACAAATTTCTTGTGCCAGGAAATCGCAACAACTTTTGCAAGTGCCAAATATGGCCTCGGGGCCTCAATTGCTCATTGAGGATAAAAGAGCAAGCTTGGTCCTAGCATTTTTAGTCTTCTCTAAGAATCATAGCAATCCAAGAGACACTCCACATTCTCTCATTTGGGATTTTTTAGCTTtctgaaaaaatattttttataagCGGACTTCACAAACGGCGACATGAATCATTCAAATGCAGAGGTATTGAGTAAAATAAAAAGAGCCATTAGAAGCTTTTTATTTCATCCTACTTAAAATCACCCAGAtctcctaaataaaaaaaaaggcagcttgttattaaatttaccatctgtcttcttttttcgcaTTTCATAATAACTCTTAAGTGCTTTTGTCTTACATGTGCAGCTTCGAGGCCTTGTATTTCTCCATCCACTGCCAAATGTGACAACTCAAGGCAAGGATGCCTCCACCGATGTCACCTGTGTGACTATGAGGCTAATGAACTATTTCTTCTGGAAGCACATGCCAGTGTCCATACTGCCGAGAAGCCGTTTGAATGTCCTTCATGTTATCAGAGCTTCTCAAGCAAGGGTCACCTGCAAGCCCATGTGATCAACACACACAccggcgagaagccatatcagtgcccttcatgctctcagggCTTCTTCTACAGATCCCACTTAAGCAATCACCTGCGCAGCCACACTGGTGAGAAGCCATATCACTGCCCTTCATGTTCTCGGAGCTTCTCACGCAAGGGTAGCCTGAGTGCCCATGTGATCACCCACAatggcgagaagccatatcagtgcgcTTCATGCTCTCAGGGCTTTCTATACAGGTCACACTTCAACAATCACCTGCGgagccacacaggcgagaagccatatcagtgcccttcatgctctcagagcttctcacgaaaAGGCAAGCTCAATCAGCACCTGCgcatccacacaggcgagaagccttttaggtgcccttcatgctctcagagcttctcattCAAGGCCTACCTGAAtgcccacctgcgcacccataCAGGTGAGAAGTcgtatcagtgcccttcatgctctcggagcttctcacacAAGGGTCACCTCAAAGTCCAtatgcgcacccacacaggtgagaagccatatcattgcccttcatgctctcagagcttctcggTAAAGAGCCACCTGGAaacccacctgcgcacccacacaggcgagaagccatatcagtgcccttcatgctctcagcgCTTCTCACGCAAGTGTCACATGAAAGTCCAtatgcgcacccacacaggcgagaagccatatcagtgcccttcatgctctaaGAGCTTCTCATTAAAGTGCAGCCTTAGGAAACACATGAGgcaagaagccatttcagtgcccacTCAGCCTTCAGAGATTCTCGTTGCAGAATGCCCTGAAGACACACCAGTGCATTCATACAGGTGACTGGCCGTATAGTTTCACCATCTTCTCCAGGTCCTCATCACTTAAACAGACTTAAAAGAGCACAGCACCATGATACTGTAGGGTAGGTCAAGAATCTCGTTGAACTAGAGTCTGAATTAAAAATCTACATATGTGCAACATGTTACGTAGTGTTCTACAGCATCAGGTAGCACAAGTGTCACCACATGCTCCTAAGCGGAAGCTCTTGCTCGGGCCccactccgatgccgcctatatagacacatgtaaaacgcagtaatgcttttctgagataaccagtGGGCCGATTATAAGTAAATTTCTTACATCTGAGAGGTAAGATTGAATTCTGGCGACTGCTGGAAGCAGATTTTTGGTTGAAGGCCTGAATGTTATAACAGGAATTTACAAAGATTGttcagcttgaaaaaaaaaattgaagcaataTGTTTATAAATTGTAGCTCTGCACCTGGAATAGGTATCGTAGTTCTGTAAGTTGTATATGATAATAATCCAAAGTGTACAGATTTGTATTATCAATTTATATCTTTTGTGAACTTGTTACATTGTTTTCGGGGACTTTgcaaatgtcatcatcatcagcgtataTTACGTCCACTGCGGGTTGAAGgtgatctgcaattacccctgtcctgtgccaaccgattcaaACTAGGGCCtgcgaatttatttatttcatcagtCCCCTTTGTCTTCTGCCATCCtagactgtgcttcccttctcttggtacccattctgttaccctaatgctccaacggttatctaacacattacatgacctgcccagtttcatttttttttctcctaatgggAATTAGAATATAAACTATGCcgatttgctctctgatccagactgcactctttctgtctcttaacctgATGcccagcattcttcgttccatggctctttgcacggtcctcaACTTATTCTCCAGATTCATTGTCAATCTctaagtctctgcctcatatgtcagcaccaatAAAATGCATCGATTGTgcaccttcattttcaatgataatggtaagctcccagtcagcagCTGACAACGCTTTCCGtttgcgatccaacccatttttattatcctatgaatttttttctcatggtcagggttccctgtgattcgttgacctaggtaaacatactccttcacagactctagaggctgactcgcAATCCTGAACACTTGTTCCCTTGCCGATCTAttcataattatctttgtcttctgcttattaatcttcaaccccacttttacattctctctgttaaggttctcaatcatttgttgtaactcgtctgctatgttgctgaatagaacaacgtcatagacaaaccgaaggttgctgagatattctgCTTATTACTATTATTAGCTTATTATTAGTATTTACGTAAGcgatctgtactccttgattacgtaatgccaccatgactgctggtatctctactgaatcaaatgccttttcatgatCTATGATAGCAatacagagaggcttattgtactctgcagatttctcgattacccgaATAATGACATGggcgtgatccattgtagagtaccccttcctgaagccagcctgttcccttggttgactaaagtccagtgttgcccttatagTATTGTAGATAATTTTGgtcaatattttatataatactgggaataaACTAATCGgcatataatttttcaattctctaatgtctccctttttgtggattagtataatgtttgcattcctccagttttctgggacccttgcagtgaATAGACACTTTGTAAATACGtggagctgccagttttccaagcattgtgtatcctccatctttgattaaattgactgttgttccatcttcttctgctgtgcttccttgtttcatgtcttgcgaggctcttctgacctcattgctggttataggaggagtttctgaaTTCTGTTCATTACTGTCTCAGTGGAGGTATCCTGtctcctctgggtactgcacgTGTCCGCATAAAATTCcttcgctgcttttactatacctttgaGATCGATGATTATATtaacctgcttatcttttagtgcatacatcttggtttgtcctatgccaagtttctttctcactgatctCAGGCTGCATCAATTATTTATGGCTtcgtcagtctttctcacattatagtttcgaatagCACTTATTTCGCCTTATTGATCACTTTCGACAGTTCctcgaattctatcttatctcttgagttggacactttgattctttgtcgtttctttattaggtcctctgTTACTTCGGAGCGCTTGCCTACTGATTGCCTTagtgccttgcctcccatttcaattgctgcctcAATAACCAGCCTAGTTATAGttttattcattacctctatgtcatcatcatctctctgttctaaagctgcatattggtttgcaagtaccagcctgaatttatctgcttttatccttactgtatcatggttggcctgtttcttctgtatcaattttactctttctctcttcaaatgaagtgaatcctagcccttactagcctatgaccactgcactttaccctgcctttcacttctacatcctgcactatgctgcaatcagcagaaagtatgaagtcaattgcacttcttgtttcaccattagagctgttgctacgcttgctgaaaaaggtgttcattattcgaagctttctgcaaattctaccaggatatctcctctagcgttcctagaatctatgccgtagttgccaattgcttgttcaccagcctgcttcttcctccacttttgcattgaagtcgcccattactacactatattgagtttgcacttttctgattgctgattcaacatcttcataaaaccgatctacttcctcatcatcgtgactggatgttggagcataggcttgtactacctttaatctatacctcttgttaagtttgaTTGCGACCGCTGCTACcctcattatcattgaaaaggaaagtatacaatgagtgcattttaccagtgctgacatatggggcagagacctggagactgacaaagaagcttgagaacaagttaaggaccgcacaaagagcgatggaacgaagaatgcaaGGCAAATAACTTTTAAGAGACCgaaatggacgtcagactctggagttttgcaagacgcgtagcgccacctgccggtgcgaagagagagtaattgagtagtgcgaagcccgactcccttgctaagttgcctatgcagctagcgactgcgaaacaacgatttaactagattttggtacATATGGCGAGTgctttgcgcatttaacacccagacagagagctatgaatttctactccagtcggacgcgccgccgagctgccataaagcgcttgctggctcactcatcAGACTGATGACGGAAacaacggcaaccgcgatagctccgcgcgctatgaagaaacgccgcaatcgacgctactgttgtgttgtaaattgtcatgaacgtgaaggacggaataacaacgttcagttttaccgatttccatcgcgatcgtatgaaggggaaaggggagagcgctggatacgtgccgttcaacctgttggcttatcggattacttgcattacctacaacacagcggctcgcatgagaaagtgcgacaattttgttcttctgtaattgtgttgcgtagccctgacggaagaccgtggtaaccaagcgaaaactcaagaatctgcagccgccacttcgttggtaacataaaaaacaacgttgcgaaccatcctgcttatgtgccatcgatatttccgccttttaacagacgtccgcctccgctttaCTCAACAAGTacaacggagagatttggcaggtcagcttaaccaaacattttggttcgtttatgaattcaaaatcttGTTCTGGAGCATCGTTGTATTGCGAGCTCATTCCTACTtccggtattttgtatgtcctgcgccgatacaacaagcacgcttcgcaatgtgctgagcctgctcgactgcgtttttcaaatgtgagcaataaagttgctgtaggagcaccgGATGAGTAATTGGGAAATAACGcacatgtgtaaagaaaaaaaaaatgttgcgtttatttacatttatgtgTCCGCGCTCGCTGCTCGAAGcatctgcaaaaagttcaaattaaggtactgagcgatgccgtagctcctgcgagaaagaaagctgcagcgcgtaggcactgaaGGAAGCTTACTTTCATTATGATCGCGCgctatttgctgccttggaaaacgttttctgtttgctgccctggaaaaggctatgaaaggatttactctctgtaaataattgcgagacagaACATTACGattaaatacataaaaaatataggagatacttaataagtcttgtattcaggacatattcaatatgaaccaatttgaaatgcttatatttttatgctgatatgcctatagacaaacctgatgctctctgtacttgcgagttgcagcacgccgaaataacacttgagactttattttatattgtacacgtacttcgccctgttgagcttcctttccgaagcgcggatgggcggaagaagctttccaggtcttTGATAGTTAGGAAACCgcgcctcaacacaaacgaaagagaaggatccattgtggcctatgcaccttcgcttgcggacagctctccttgcactactcagttcgcgccaaggctccgatgggggcgctggtgaccggttttttcgcagcgcc
Above is a genomic segment from Dermacentor andersoni chromosome 8, qqDerAnde1_hic_scaffold, whole genome shotgun sequence containing:
- the LOC129384295 gene encoding uncharacterized protein isoform X2, with amino-acid sequence MSLAESITAKMPCHTPSKVVGQVDFGMQCSLPLADKSVGCSLKPGSESRSVQTTEALEQLSSTSASRPCISPSTAKCDNSRQGCLHRCHLCDYEANELFLLEAHASVHTAEKPFECPSCYQSFSSKGHLQAHVINTHTGEKPYQCPSCSQGFFYRSHLSNHLRSHTGEKPYHCPSCSRSFSRKGSLSAHVITHNGEKPYQCASCSQGFLYRSHFNNHLRSHTGEKPYQCPSCSQSFSRKGKLNQHLRIHTGEKPFRCPSCSQSFSFKAYLNAHLRTHTGEKSYQCPSCSRSFSHKGHLKVHMRTHTGEKPYHCPSCSQSFSVKSHLETHLRTHTGEKPYQCPSCSQRFSRKCHMKVHMRTHTGEKPYQCPSCSKSFSLKCSLRKHMRQEAISVPTQPSEILVAECPEDTPVHSYR